Proteins co-encoded in one Corylus avellana chromosome ca9, CavTom2PMs-1.0 genomic window:
- the LOC132192267 gene encoding aquaporin PIP2-2, translating into MAKDIEVGGQGGFSAKDYHDPPPAPLIDAEELTKWSFYRAIIAEFIATLLFLYITVLTVIGYKSQTDKTAGGDDCGGVGILGIAWAFGGMIFVLVYCTAGISGGHINPAVTFGLFLARKVSLVRAILYMVAQCLGAICGCGLVKAFQSAYYNRYGGGANELAAGYSRGTGLAAEIIGTFVLVYTVFSATDPKRSARDSHVPVLAPLPIGFAVFMVHLATIPITGTGINPARSFGAAVIYNENKAWDDQWIFWVGPFIGAAIAAFYHQFILRAAAAKALGSFRSSSNM; encoded by the exons ATGGCGAAGGACATTGAGGTTGGAGGGCAAGGTGGGTTCTCCGCCAAGGACTACCACGACCCACCTCCGGCACCGCTGATTGACGCTGAGGAGCTCACCAAGTGGTCCTTCTACAGGGCTATCATTGCCGAGTTCATTGCCACGCTCTTGTTCCTATACATTACTGTCTTGACGGTGATTGGTTACAAGAGCCAGACCGACAAAACCGCCGGCGGCGACGACTGTGGCGGCGTCGGCATTCTTGGCATTGCCTGGGCCTTTGGTGGCATGATCTTCGTCCTTGTTTACTGTACAGCTGGAATTTCAG GAGGGCACATTAACCCGGCGGTGACATTCGGGCTGTTCCTGGCTAGGAAGGTCTCGCTGGTCCGAGCCATTTTGTACATGGTCGCTCAGTGCTTGGGGGCCATATGCGGATGTGGGCTAGTGAAGGCATTCCAGAGCGCTTACTACAACAGGTACGGCGGCGGAGCCAACGAGCTCGCCGCTGGATACAGCAGAGGCACCGGGTTGGCCGCTGAGATAATTGGTACCTTTGTGCTTGTCTACACAGTCTTCTCTGCCACTGATCCCAAGAGAAGCGCAAGAGATTCCCATGTTCCC GTCTTGGCACCACTTCCAATTGGATTTGCAGTGTTCATGGTTCACCTGGCCACCATTCCGATCACCGGAACTGGTATTAATCCTGCTAGAAGCTTCGGAGCTGCAGTGATCTACAACGAGAACAAGGCATGGGATGACCAA TGGATTTTCTGGGTCGGACCATTTATTGGTGCTGCCATTGCTGCATTCTATCACCAGTTCATTTTGAGAGCAGCAGCTGCTAAAGCTCTGGGGTCCTTCAGGAGCTCATCCAACATGTAA
- the LOC132161645 gene encoding serine/threonine-protein kinase-like protein CCR1 → MQILATLSAGFSISLPLFPLLLLLCSTTASGFGSMGPISTAFGEDGFFCAIDASGKQNVICWGKNSSSSSPSSSSSASPYFNNIPAMAALSGGEGFLCGILANTSQAYCWSSTSSGIDLIPSIYRTTAYSHIAAGKNHVCAIRGSYYSDHDSGTVDCWEIVKNSNNSLSSKQSTLFYNQSISSLVFTKVVSGEGFSCGGVREGGIVCWGPNSASLGVSGISENFLVLAPGRGALCGILEMSNEVKCWGDYDSHVSPPVGIQFVALTAGAKHFCGIREDNHGVECWGIFNSSSVPKGYGFMAIASSDIVSCGIREDDLVLDCWFVDSPSPPDFDPPLELCSPGLCTPASCSEGQFAYNATILNEPDLTSLCVRKDLNICSPCGSNCSEGFFLSSSCTVNADRVCTACSLCQNSSCWDVCQLQSSHDMQQKHWHHLHRLVLIIGSSVSGLLFLLVGWCVLPRVIPNRKEEGTKRQFKSCMGKPELETDTIADSQPPPSVTPCPGMAQVFRLSELKDATNGFKEFNELGRGSYGFVYKAVLADGRQVAVKRANAATIIHTNNRDFEMELEILCKIRHCNIVNLLGYCSEMGERLLVYEYMPHGTLHDHLHGGLSPLNWGLRLKISMQAAKGLEYLHKELVPPIAHRDVKTSNILLDSDWGARIADFGLITSNDDKDLSGDLERDVHKFGIVLLEVVSGRKAYDRDYTPPSIVEWAVPLIRQGKAAAIFDRYVALPKNVEPLLKLADVAELAVRENPSQRPSMSDLASRLEQIVKDGLIL, encoded by the coding sequence ATGCAAATCCTCGCCACCCTTTCTGCAGGGTTTTCCATATCTCTACCTCTTTTTCCACTTCTTCTGCTTCTGTGCTCCACTACCGCATCTGGGTTCGGATCAATGGGACCGATCTCCACTGCATTCGGCGAAGACGGTTTCTTCTGCGCCATAGACGCAAGCGGCAAGCAGAACGTAATTTGTTGGGGAAAGAACAGCTCTTCTTCGTCACCATCATCATCGTCTTCCGCCTCTCCCTATTTCAACAACATTCCCGCAATGGCAGCTCTCTCCGGCGGCGAAGGATTTCTTTGTGGCATTTTAGCTAACACTTCACAAGCGTATTGTTGGAGCTCAACCAGTTCAGGTATAGATCTCATACCTTCAATATATCGAACAACTGCTTATTCGCATATAGCCGCGGGCAAGAATCACGTTTGTGCTATTAGAGGCTCTTATTACTCTGATCATGATTCGGGTACCGTTGACTGTTGGGAAATCGTGAAAAACTCCAATAATAGCTTGAGTTCTAAACAGAGTACTCTGTTTTATAATCAGTCTATTAGCAGCCTTGTTTTCACAAAAGTTGTGTCTGGCGAAGGCTTCAGTTGTGGTGGGGTTAGAGAAGGAGGGATTGTTTGTTGGGGACCAAACTCGGCGAGTTTGGGGGTTTCCGGTATATCGGAGAATTTCCTAGTTTTAGCTCCAGGAAGAGGTGCTCTTTGTGGGATTTTGGAAATGTCTAATGAGGTGAAATGTTGGGGTGATTACGATTCACATGTTTCTCCTCCGGTTGGGATTCAGTTTGTGGCTTTGACTGCTGGTGCTAAACATTTTTGTGGTATCCGTGAGGACAATCATGGGGTGGAGTGTTGGGGGATCTTTAATTCGTCATCGGTTCCAAAGGGTTATGGGTTTATGGCAATAGCTTCATCTGATATCGTTAGTTGTGGCATTAGAGAGGATGATTTGGTTCTTGATTGCTGGTTTGTGGATTCCCCCTCACCCCCTGATTTTGATCCTCCATTGGAATTGTGCAGTCCGGGTCTTTGTACTCCTGCTTCTTGCAGTGAAGGGCAATTTGCTTACAATGCAACCATTCTTAATGAGCCAGATTTGACGAGCTTGTGTGTCCGAAAAGATCTAAATATTTGTTCACCTTGTGGCTCAAATTGTTCTGAAGGTTTCTTCTTGTCTAGTTCGTGTACTGTCAATGCTGACAGAGTTTGCACCGCTTGCTCTCTTTGCCAGAACAGCTCCTGTTGGGATGTTTGTCAACTTCAATCATCTCACGACATGCAGCAGAAGCATTGGCATCACTTGCATAGACTAGTGCTCATTATTGGGTCTTCTGTTTCAGGTTTGTTATTCCTCTTAGTTGGTTGGTGTGTTCTTCCCCGTGTGATTCCCAACCGTAAAGAAGAAGGCACCAAAAGACAATTCAAATCTTGCATGGGCAAACCGGAGTTGGAAACTGACACTATTGCAGATTCTCAGCCTCCTCCTTCTGTGACACCCTGTCCTGGGATGGCTCAGGTCTTCCGACTCTCAGAGCTAAAGGATGCTACTAATGGGTTCAAGGAGTTTAATGAGCTTGGCAGGGGAAGCTATGGTTTTGTTTATAAAGCTGTCCTAGCAGATGGGCGTCAAGTTGCAGTCAAAAGGGCAAACGCAGCCACAATAATCCACACAAACAACCGTGACTTTGAGATGGAGCTGGAAATCCTTTGCAAAATCCGGCATTGCAATATTGTGAACTTGTTGGGTTATTGCTCAGAAATGGGAGAGAGGCTGCTGGTTTATGAGTACATGCCACACGGGACACTTCACGACCATCTCCACGGCGGGCTTTCTCCTCTGAATTGGGGCCTCCGGTTGAAGATTTCAATGCAAGCTGCGAAGGGTCTTGAGTACCTTCACAAGGAACTTGTGCCTCCAATTGCCCATCGAGATGTCAAGACCTCAAACATCCTCTTGGATTCAGATTGGGGTGCAAGAATTGCAGACTTTGGGCTTATCACTTCAAATGATGACAAGGATCTTAGTGGAGATTTAGAAAGGGATGTTCACAAGTTTGGGATTGTGCTGCTAGAAGTTGTTAGTGGAAGAAAAGCATATGACAGAGACTACACACCTCCAAGCATAGTTGAGTGGGCTGTGCCCTTGATTAGACAGGGGAAGGCAGCTGCCATATTTGATCGGTATGTAGCACTTCCAAAAAATGTTGAGCCTCTGCTTAAACTGGCTGATGTGGCTGAGCTTGCTGTGAGGGAAAATCCTAGTCAGCGTCCAAGCATGTCAGATTTGGCATCTCGGTTGGAGCAAATTGTCAAAGATGGATTGATCTTATAG
- the LOC132162381 gene encoding extensin-2-like: MAEFTNLCFFLLIVLSFADHTSPTEYSPSPYMDEEELAPYGVEYLSPEYSPSPSPYMDDEELAPSYGEEFLSPEYPPSPSPYMDEEAWAPAYGEEFLSPEYSPSPSPYVDEEELAPAYGEEFLSPEYSPSPSPYMDEEAWAPYGEEFLSPEYSPSPSPSPSPYMDEEAWAPYGEEFLSPEYSPSPSPSPYMDEEAWAPYGEEFLSPEYSPSPSPYVDEEELAPAYSEEFLSPEYSPSPSLYMDEKALALEFEDNSLAKAYPSPPPSKIESGDYYSQLEAPALAPSTAVPVMPFNYSAEDDATAAFEPEFEGSSGSSEGNMTGFIIAVVCLVGLGGLLYKKRKDKKKSQEYKDYDLAKREEP, from the coding sequence ATGGCAGAATTCACTaacctttgtttctttcttcttatagTCCTTTCATTTGCAGACCACACCTCGCCTACAGAATATTCTCCTTCTCCTTACATGGATGAAGAAGAGTTGGCTCCATATGGAGTAGAGTATCTCTCACCGGAATATTCTCCTTCTCCATCTCCTTACATGGACGACGAAGAGTTGGCTCCTTCATATGGAGAAGAGTTTCTCTCACCGGAATatcctccttctccttctccttacATGGACGAAGAAGCATGGGCTCCAGCTTATGGAGAAGAGTTTCTCTCACCGGAAtattctccttctccttctccttacGTTGACGAAGAAGAGTTGGCTCCTGCATATGGAGAAGAGTTTCTCTCACCGGAAtattctccttctccttctccttacATGGACGAAGAAGCGTGGGCTCCATATGGAGAAGAGTTTCTCTCACCGGAAtattctccttctccttctccttctccttctccttacATGGACGAAGAAGCGTGGGCTCCATATGGAGAAGAGTTTCTCTCACCGGAAtattctccttctccttctccttctccttacATGGACGAAGAAGCGTGGGCTCCATATGGAGAAGAGTTTCTCTCACCGGAAtattctccttctccttctccttatgTGGACGAAGAAGAGTTGGCTCCAGCATATAGCGAAGAGTTTCTCTCACCGGAATATTcgccttctccttctctttaCATGGACGAAAAAGCGTTGGCGCTTGAATTTGAAGACAACTCTCTCGCTAAAGCATATCCGTCTCCTCCACCCTCTAAGATTGAGAGCGGTGACTATTACTCTCAGCTTGAAGCCCCCGCCCTCGCTCCGTCCACGGCAGTTCCAGTGATGCCCTTCAATTACAGTGCTGAAGACGATGCAACGGCGGCATTTGAACCAGAATTCGAAGGTTCTTCGGGTAGCAGCGAGGGAAATATGACTGGGTTTATAATTGCTGTTGTTTGTCTTGTTGGATTGGGAGGTTTGTTGTACAAGAAGAGGAAGGATAAGAAGAAAAGCCAAGAGTACAAAGACTATGACTTGGCTAAGAGAGAGGAGCCCTAA
- the LOC132162105 gene encoding V-type proton ATPase subunit G-like produces the protein MASNRAQGGIQQLLAAEQEAQHIVNAARSAKMARLKQAKEEAEKEIAEYRNQMELEFQRKVAESSGDSGANVKRLEQETDAKIHHLKTEAARISHDVVSMLLKHVTSVKN, from the exons ATGGCATCCAATAGGGCTCAAGGTGGAATCCAACAATTGCTAGCTGCAGAACAAGAAGCTCAACACATCGTCAATGCTGCCAGAAGTG CAAAAATGGCTAGGTTGAAACAAGCCAAAGAAGAGGCTGAAAAGGAGATAGCTGAATATCGAAACCAAATGGAGCTCGAGTTCCAGAGGAAAGTCGCAGAG AGCAGCGGAGATTCAGGTGCAAATGTTAAGCGGCTTGAACAAGAGACAGACGCGAAGATCCATCACCTGAAAACAGAAGCTGCAAGAATATCACATGATGTTGTTAGCATGCTTCTGAAGCATGTGACGAGTGTGAAAAACTAA